One stretch of Pedobacter riviphilus DNA includes these proteins:
- a CDS encoding DUF6370 family protein, protein MKKLIFALALGVFAVSANAQTAPKKTETAKVITKQTVDIACGECQFKMKGKDCELAVKIDGKSYFVDGKGIDDFGDAHGEHGFCNAVSKAEVTGEIVNNRFKAKEIKLLPVKK, encoded by the coding sequence ATGAAAAAGTTAATATTTGCATTAGCTCTTGGTGTATTCGCAGTTTCTGCAAATGCTCAAACCGCTCCTAAAAAAACTGAAACAGCAAAAGTAATCACTAAACAAACAGTAGATATTGCCTGTGGCGAATGCCAGTTTAAAATGAAAGGTAAAGACTGCGAGTTAGCAGTAAAAATTGACGGTAAATCTTATTTTGTTGATGGAAAAGGGATTGATGATTTTGGCGATGCCCATGGCGAACATGGTTTTTGTAATGCCGTAAGCAAAGCAGAAGTTACCGGCGAAATTGTGAATAACCGTTTTAAAGCCAAAGAAATAAAGTTATTGCCAGTTAAGAAATAG
- a CDS encoding polysaccharide deacetylase family protein, whose translation MKLSKSLLLTFFYICFFSLKIFAQNFDDVKRYKVNFAIASRSNEKLIASRSFTANNQKYLLLVNPETLDTKVDLASNYTTSSLQFQNVLAIFKNTAYIKSIEAAAAKDLQLQNAGIDHAIPNEKGITLTIDLCPSHKALDRIIFQAVFDEFKKIEQPAPLAISVSGKWMLKHQDDLNWLKSLVEKKELNITWVNHTYNHEVNKLPLAENFLLAPGTNLDVEVLENEKLMLKNGLTPSVFFRFPGLVSDKTIVEKIEAYGLIPVGSDAWLAKGQQPNAGSIVLIHGNGNEEIGVKDFIQLLKAKQADVKNKQWLLFDLRQGLEKEFE comes from the coding sequence ATGAAGTTATCTAAATCTTTACTCCTCACTTTTTTTTATATCTGCTTTTTCAGTTTGAAAATTTTCGCACAGAATTTTGATGATGTTAAACGTTATAAGGTTAATTTTGCCATAGCGTCCCGCAGTAATGAGAAACTGATTGCGTCAAGAAGTTTCACCGCAAATAATCAAAAATATTTATTGCTGGTGAATCCAGAAACTTTAGATACAAAAGTAGATCTGGCCAGTAATTATACCACAAGCAGCTTGCAGTTCCAGAATGTATTGGCAATTTTCAAAAACACGGCATACATTAAATCAATAGAAGCCGCGGCCGCTAAAGATCTGCAGCTTCAAAATGCGGGGATTGATCATGCCATTCCAAACGAAAAGGGCATTACTTTAACGATCGATCTTTGTCCATCACATAAGGCTTTAGACAGGATTATTTTTCAGGCTGTATTCGATGAATTTAAAAAAATAGAACAGCCTGCGCCACTCGCGATTTCTGTTTCGGGCAAATGGATGCTTAAACATCAGGATGACCTGAACTGGCTAAAAAGTCTGGTTGAAAAAAAAGAACTGAACATTACCTGGGTAAACCATACCTACAACCATGAGGTAAATAAGCTGCCCTTAGCTGAAAACTTTTTATTGGCACCTGGAACCAATTTAGATGTGGAGGTGTTGGAAAATGAAAAGTTGATGCTTAAAAATGGATTAACCCCATCGGTATTTTTCCGTTTCCCCGGTTTGGTATCGGATAAAACCATAGTCGAAAAAATCGAGGCCTACGGATTAATTCCTGTTGGCAGTGATGCCTGGCTGGCCAAAGGGCAGCAGCCTAATGCGGGAAGCATTGTACTGATCCACGGTAATGGAAATGAAGAAATAGGTGTGAAAGATTTTATCCAGTTACTAAAAGCGAAACAAGCTGACGTGAAGAATAAACAATGGTTGCTTTTTGATTTAAGACAGGGTTTGGAAAAGGAATTTGAATAA
- a CDS encoding GtrA family protein — protein MDLFFRILKFGLTGFLGMAIDFGATWLCKEKIKINKYISNAIGFTLAVTNNYLINRVWTFESTNTHWATEFSKFLVVSLIGLGLNTFIIYLFHQRKNGTNFYLAKFFAIVIVFVWNFLANMLFTFR, from the coding sequence ATGGATTTATTTTTCCGCATCTTAAAATTTGGATTAACAGGTTTCCTCGGGATGGCGATTGATTTCGGTGCCACCTGGCTGTGCAAGGAGAAAATCAAGATAAACAAATATATTTCTAATGCCATCGGTTTTACTTTAGCCGTGACCAATAATTACCTGATTAACCGGGTTTGGACTTTCGAAAGCACCAATACGCATTGGGCAACCGAGTTTAGCAAGTTTTTAGTGGTAAGTTTAATCGGCCTAGGGTTAAACACCTTTATCATTTATCTTTTTCATCAGCGGAAAAACGGAACCAATTTTTACTTAGCCAAATTCTTCGCCATTGTAATCGTCTTTGTTTGGAATTTCCTCGCGAATATGTTGTTTACTTTTAGATAG
- a CDS encoding ArnT family glycosyltransferase — MDLKDTALYKILIALIVLVSVLALFGGVMEPDSALYASIAKNMVLRNDWVNIYVRGADWLDKPHLTFWLAAASFKIFGITAFAYKLPSFLFGLLGAWYVYKLARDIYGEKTGLISTLIFLSSLHILISTFDVRAEVYITTFTLAAIYHYYKAHYHAFWHIVAGSFFAACAIMIKGIFVLIPVFGGFIIYWLLTRQFKQLLKLKWWLAIVLIFIFIIPELYTLYVQFDLHPEKVVFGKTGVSGLKFFFWDSQFGRFFNNGPIKGKGDISFFLHTTLWAFLPWSILFYTAVVNLFKKRNRIDLPAESIMIWTSAAITFLLFSLSKFQLPHYILIILPQFAIITAWYVQKLNGKSLSIFSSIQTTLSVLIVILLSILAIFFKFQDYLLAIAIIIIVLVTSFILFKGLKTETLIGRSLLTSVGLMIFLSSFFYPALLKYEAGMQAGLWLKENYPGTKPMVLIYSDAYSFDFYAKDEPKYFWSYEELEKVNPKGLILFVDKRDIDNVRFKYPAKILQDFRYFHTTKLTPKFLNSNTREEVLEHFFLIKIL; from the coding sequence ATGGATTTGAAAGACACCGCCTTATATAAAATTTTAATTGCCCTGATTGTACTGGTTAGTGTTTTGGCGCTTTTTGGTGGCGTAATGGAACCCGATTCTGCGCTTTATGCATCTATAGCCAAAAACATGGTACTTAGGAACGATTGGGTAAATATTTATGTACGTGGTGCCGATTGGCTGGATAAACCACATTTAACCTTTTGGTTGGCCGCAGCATCATTTAAAATTTTCGGCATTACAGCTTTCGCTTATAAACTTCCATCCTTTTTATTCGGATTATTAGGTGCCTGGTATGTCTACAAACTCGCAAGAGATATCTATGGCGAAAAAACAGGATTAATCAGTACACTGATTTTTTTAAGTTCGTTGCATATCCTCATTTCTACTTTTGACGTCAGGGCAGAGGTTTATATCACCACATTTACGTTGGCGGCTATTTATCATTATTATAAAGCACATTACCACGCTTTCTGGCATATTGTTGCAGGTTCTTTTTTCGCAGCCTGCGCCATTATGATTAAAGGCATATTCGTATTGATTCCTGTTTTTGGAGGTTTCATTATCTATTGGCTATTAACCAGGCAGTTTAAACAGTTGTTGAAACTAAAATGGTGGCTGGCCATTGTACTGATTTTCATTTTTATTATTCCAGAGCTATATACTTTATACGTTCAGTTTGACTTACATCCCGAGAAAGTAGTATTCGGAAAAACCGGCGTTTCCGGCTTAAAATTCTTCTTCTGGGACAGCCAATTCGGTCGTTTTTTCAACAATGGCCCAATTAAAGGCAAAGGAGATATTTCATTCTTTTTACACACTACACTTTGGGCATTTTTACCATGGAGTATACTATTTTATACAGCAGTGGTAAATCTTTTCAAAAAGAGAAACAGGATTGATTTACCAGCTGAAAGCATCATGATCTGGACCAGCGCTGCGATAACATTCCTATTGTTTTCATTATCCAAATTTCAATTACCGCATTATATCCTGATTATCCTGCCTCAGTTTGCCATTATTACGGCATGGTATGTACAAAAGCTTAATGGAAAGAGTTTAAGTATTTTTTCGAGCATCCAAACAACATTATCCGTTTTAATTGTGATATTATTGAGCATTTTGGCCATATTCTTTAAATTTCAGGATTACCTCTTGGCTATTGCAATCATTATCATTGTGCTTGTTACCTCTTTTATCCTTTTCAAAGGATTAAAAACGGAAACACTGATTGGCCGCTCCTTATTAACTTCGGTAGGTTTAATGATATTTCTTTCATCTTTCTTTTATCCCGCACTTTTAAAATACGAAGCTGGTATGCAAGCAGGTTTATGGCTGAAAGAAAATTATCCGGGTACAAAACCCATGGTACTTATTTACAGCGACGCATACTCCTTTGATTTTTACGCCAAAGATGAGCCTAAATATTTCTGGAGTTATGAAGAACTGGAGAAAGTTAATCCAAAGGGATTAATTCTATTTGTTGATAAAAGGGACATAGACAATGTAAGATTTAAGTATCCCGCAAAAATATTACAGGATTTTAGATATTTCCATACAACTAAATTGACACCAAAATTTTTAAATTCAAACACAAGAGAAGAAGTACTAGAACATTTCTTTCTGATTAAAATACTTTAA
- a CDS encoding pyridoxine 5'-phosphate synthase gives MTKLSVNINKIATLRNSRGGNNPDLVKVALDCERFGAQGITVHPRPDERHIRYQDVYDLKAVIATEFNIEGNCKEDKFVDLVLANKPAQVTLVPDAEGQITSNHGWDTLKHKDYLKEMVAVFQKEGIRVSIFVDPVVEMVEGAAETGTDRIELYTEAYAHNYFADREKAVVSYIAAAHHANKLGLGINAGHDLDLHNLHYFAQSIPGLLEVSIGHALISDALYLGLETTIQKYLQQLV, from the coding sequence ATGACAAAGTTATCGGTTAATATCAATAAAATTGCTACACTCCGCAACAGCCGTGGCGGTAATAATCCTGATCTGGTTAAGGTTGCATTGGATTGTGAACGTTTCGGTGCACAGGGCATTACGGTGCATCCACGCCCAGATGAACGACATATCCGCTATCAGGATGTTTACGATTTAAAAGCAGTTATTGCTACTGAATTTAATATTGAAGGAAATTGTAAGGAAGATAAATTTGTTGATCTGGTTTTGGCCAACAAACCTGCGCAGGTTACTTTAGTGCCCGATGCAGAGGGCCAGATTACATCAAACCATGGCTGGGATACCCTAAAACATAAAGATTACCTGAAAGAAATGGTTGCCGTTTTTCAAAAGGAAGGTATCCGTGTTTCAATTTTTGTAGATCCTGTGGTAGAAATGGTTGAAGGTGCTGCGGAAACCGGAACAGACCGGATTGAACTATATACCGAGGCTTATGCACATAATTATTTTGCCGACCGCGAAAAGGCTGTAGTGAGTTATATTGCTGCTGCACACCATGCCAACAAATTGGGCTTGGGAATTAATGCAGGCCACGATCTTGATCTGCACAACCTGCATTATTTCGCTCAAAGTATTCCGGGCCTGCTGGAAGTTTCTATCGGTCATGCTTTAATAAGCGATGCACTTTACTTAGGTTTAGAAACTACCATTCAGAAATATTTACAACAATTGGTTTAG
- a CDS encoding EamA family transporter has product MLKGILLVFFGACSFGILSTFVKLAYHEGYTLGDVTGAQAFFGAVILWVLFFFQSRTATYKAKALPAKTPWWLMIISGACTGLVSIFYYQCVKLVPNSVAIILLMQFIWISILIEYLIFKKKPTGLQLLAILLVLGGTVLASGMAETSIKSMDLKGIGFGLLAAISYAGFLLLSGRIGNEYAPLQKSALMITGACILIFIIFPPVFLFNGALGGSLLKWGLIISVFGTVIPPLFYAEGVPRIGTAISSILSAAELPVAVMMAGFVLQEQVSFLRWVGVVVILSAMVLPNLKYLKRD; this is encoded by the coding sequence ATGTTAAAAGGAATTCTCCTTGTTTTTTTCGGTGCCTGTAGTTTTGGTATCCTCTCTACTTTTGTTAAACTCGCTTACCATGAAGGTTATACTTTAGGCGATGTTACAGGCGCTCAGGCTTTTTTTGGGGCCGTAATTTTATGGGTATTATTTTTCTTCCAAAGTAGAACCGCAACTTACAAAGCTAAAGCGCTGCCTGCTAAAACACCCTGGTGGCTAATGATAATTTCAGGCGCCTGTACAGGTCTGGTCAGTATTTTTTACTATCAATGCGTAAAACTTGTACCTAACTCTGTTGCTATTATTTTATTGATGCAGTTTATCTGGATAAGTATTTTAATAGAATACCTCATCTTTAAAAAGAAGCCCACAGGCTTGCAGCTCTTGGCAATCTTATTGGTATTAGGTGGAACTGTTTTAGCCAGCGGAATGGCGGAAACAAGTATCAAAAGCATGGATTTAAAAGGAATTGGTTTCGGTTTATTGGCTGCAATTTCTTATGCAGGCTTTTTACTGCTGAGTGGCCGGATTGGAAATGAATATGCTCCATTGCAAAAAAGTGCCTTAATGATTACCGGTGCCTGTATATTGATCTTCATTATCTTCCCGCCAGTATTTTTGTTTAATGGTGCCTTGGGCGGAAGTTTATTGAAATGGGGATTGATTATCTCGGTTTTTGGTACGGTTATTCCGCCATTATTTTATGCCGAAGGCGTGCCGAGAATAGGAACGGCCATTAGTTCTATTTTAAGTGCTGCAGAATTGCCTGTTGCCGTAATGATGGCGGGTTTTGTGCTGCAGGAACAAGTATCGTTTTTAAGGTGGGTTGGGGTAGTGGTGATATTATCGGCAATGGTTTTGCCAAATCTGAAATATTTAAAGCGAGATTAA